A part of Melittangium boletus DSM 14713 genomic DNA contains:
- a CDS encoding DUF2892 domain-containing protein — MDSWNQNSSDSVRAHTPDGVNRRIDAQVERCVRHMAEQTDRQVISQYLDHLERAWDLNRVVTVAASAVSLLGVALAPRSNNGWKVLGGVAAGLLLQQGLFGFGPLATIARAFGARTRREIDLEKFALKALRGDFERIPREGGPLARANAALVAAQCC; from the coding sequence ATGGATTCCTGGAATCAGAATTCGAGCGACTCGGTGCGGGCCCATACGCCGGACGGAGTGAACCGGCGCATCGACGCCCAGGTGGAGCGGTGCGTGCGCCACATGGCGGAGCAGACGGATCGGCAGGTCATCAGCCAGTACCTGGATCACCTGGAGCGCGCGTGGGACCTGAACCGGGTGGTGACGGTGGCCGCGTCGGCGGTGTCGTTGCTCGGAGTGGCGCTGGCGCCCCGGAGCAACAACGGATGGAAGGTGCTGGGGGGCGTGGCCGCGGGGCTGCTGCTGCAACAGGGGCTGTTCGGCTTCGGCCCCCTGGCGACGATCGCGCGGGCGTTCGGCGCGCGGACGCGGCGGGAGATCGACCTGGAGAAGTTCGCCCTCAAGGCGCTGCGGGGCGACTTCGAGCGGATTCCCCGCGAGGGCGGCCCCCTGGCGCGAGCCAACGCCGCGCTGGTGGCCGCCCAGTGCTGTTGA
- a CDS encoding phospholipase D-like domain-containing protein, whose amino-acid sequence MKPSARLLLVCLLCGTACIKRDFPQKLRIREDLPSSGPQLSLAIYQSVGVGLNAGHGVELVEDARIPEAIDTQIRQARHSIHLLMSRWRPGEASERLLRALAARQPDVTCRVLVDPLLSPGFSEQVEPQLVKSGCEVRAYRPFVGQEVVFSDSRLEARTHLQLVIRDGRGGLTGGSGVDAASASAPSSRDTYVHVEGPAVRQLQQSFARDWLESGGGLLPESAFPPAEPRGDARAAFIPSTGSPSLSHSERMVQVLMASARHRLWLTNACFVPSSATVDTLIHKAQSGVDVRILVPGVESNPEGHVLSAQRSTYERLLENGVRLWEYQRAPLRARTVLVDEQLVAVGSTSLEPNAHALLEEGAFVIEDGSLARSLAASFERDLTHAAEVRKDEWRDRGWLQRVSTSLPLSEAGCL is encoded by the coding sequence GTGAAACCATCCGCCCGCCTTCTTCTCGTCTGCCTGCTCTGCGGCACGGCGTGCATCAAACGGGACTTCCCGCAAAAACTGCGCATCCGGGAGGACCTCCCCAGCTCGGGTCCCCAGTTGTCCCTCGCCATCTATCAATCCGTGGGCGTGGGGCTGAACGCGGGCCACGGCGTGGAACTCGTCGAGGACGCGCGCATCCCCGAGGCGATCGACACGCAGATCCGCCAGGCCCGCCACTCCATCCACCTCTTGATGTCCCGATGGCGGCCCGGCGAGGCCTCGGAGCGGCTCCTGCGGGCACTCGCCGCCCGGCAGCCGGACGTGACGTGCCGCGTCCTCGTGGATCCTCTCCTCAGCCCGGGATTCTCCGAGCAGGTGGAGCCCCAGCTCGTGAAGAGCGGCTGCGAGGTGCGCGCCTATCGTCCCTTCGTCGGACAAGAGGTGGTGTTCAGCGACTCGCGGCTCGAGGCGCGCACCCACCTCCAGCTCGTCATCCGCGACGGGCGCGGCGGCCTCACCGGCGGCTCGGGCGTGGACGCGGCGAGCGCCTCGGCGCCCTCCTCGCGAGACACCTACGTCCACGTGGAAGGCCCCGCCGTGCGCCAGCTCCAGCAGTCCTTCGCCCGGGACTGGCTCGAGTCGGGCGGCGGGCTCCTGCCCGAGTCCGCCTTTCCCCCGGCCGAGCCCCGGGGAGATGCCCGCGCGGCCTTCATCCCGAGCACCGGCTCGCCCTCCCTCAGCCACTCCGAGCGCATGGTGCAGGTCCTCATGGCCTCCGCCCGGCACCGCCTGTGGCTCACCAACGCGTGCTTCGTGCCCAGCTCCGCCACCGTGGACACGCTCATCCACAAGGCCCAATCGGGCGTGGACGTGCGCATCCTCGTGCCCGGCGTCGAGTCGAACCCGGAGGGCCACGTGCTGTCCGCCCAGCGCTCCACCTATGAGCGGCTGCTGGAGAACGGCGTGCGGCTCTGGGAGTACCAGCGCGCGCCCCTGCGGGCCCGCACCGTGCTCGTGGACGAGCAACTGGTGGCCGTGGGCTCCACCAGCCTGGAGCCCAATGCCCATGCGCTGCTCGAGGAGGGGGCCTTCGTCATCGAGGACGGGAGCCTCGCCCGGTCGCTCGCCGCCAGCTTCGAGCGCGACCTGACGCACGCCGCCGAGGTGCGCAAGGACGAATGGCGCGACCGCGGCTGGCTCCAGCGGGTTTCCACGTCCCTGCCGCTCTCGGAAGCGGGCTGCCTCTGA
- a CDS encoding PD40 domain-containing protein, producing MNRRILIVALLTLVLPEAVFAQVYVIPRKAYRSPIHTYDFEWKHLDILVGPNAEGVAPPAAHRAHQQPPGAPGGPSPAAPTLESRTPATAPLGTGIPLSPDNPETTGTPTTPDAGLDGGVALEDSGTEPGPLSVPLPFELADGGMSDAGPSYAKSLGDKSGGVRFYFYGNEESVARYAAPQLEDAYRYLVSRFQFVPTQTFPYILYSSYQEFLQTNVTAVTEGTLGVTSTQGNLELTLPYLGDHRQFGEISSHEMAHQFTIQKVRFLADQAKVGGDPLNGIPLWFIEGLAEFYAKGGLDPEGEMMVRDLLVNPDLGRGYAFLDFWSPGPYGYLWIYKVGQARCQFLEDTYGAGFIQKVLDNSPKLVSGTPRVQNLEFDGLLELLTGDAPPKIAARFEDWLKQRSYRTYLKSEQATPTLELLRERRGIITALNSRPDGRVLLYRSIVPETGESQLILVDPRAPDDTQKVQGDGVPGYESLHPIFGRNFALTEDRLAFVAESLARDIIYVQRYTHSAEPVSLGNTLPPAGRNRYINNPGGLNKEAPFRVDFDLGERVAYRLAQHGLIAAYSPAFSPDGKRLAFIGLNEGGTRDVYVLPLDAGPDPQPQQLTHDVYAERGLTWGAAGIVFTSDATSHGYYNLFRVKPESPEQVERLTSEPRDHQDPTVLPDGRLFFVAFEQSRADLYEYTGGGTIVRRTDVVTGLFEPSPAPDGNLWTLFHLSGERKPALLRSQQLKSYEVAQGTREVAPPSPLPQRSLTGAEPYNPFTPKNIDLGPILGFAGAGGGGFYGQVFASATDRLRNHALLLQFAVYGSFSLADGFLLYVNQSRRTTWGGGLFQSLRFRIDRTLVEAAQGQLPSGSLISGERFFGVTGLARYPLSTYTFLEANLNVGGSTYFLDPSTSFILNLPEVNGIGDLYTPWKQSQPGLRFQTEVSGSAGYNTLRYHYTGVPTSGSSVLGEITTGVQPLHGEVFGNLRLDAERYFPIPLGATHIMLRGGAGATFGGRFARSFYLSSFDTLRGVPFGDTQWLLGQHYLYSTLELRVPLDALIRIAFLNSIMGVAGFDAGGVGSSARGIWDRRVVDAAVGFNVGLGPILLRLHFAYPFDVKAPAGRPADKWVTQFSIGLAGLEGYMFKQRGGSSPKRRDTPGAPVSLGGMSVSPR from the coding sequence TTGAACCGCCGTATCCTCATCGTCGCCCTGCTCACCCTCGTCTTGCCGGAGGCGGTGTTCGCACAGGTCTATGTCATCCCCCGCAAGGCGTACCGGTCGCCCATCCACACCTATGATTTCGAGTGGAAGCACCTGGACATCCTCGTGGGGCCCAACGCCGAGGGCGTCGCGCCTCCCGCGGCCCACCGCGCCCATCAGCAGCCTCCGGGCGCCCCCGGCGGGCCCTCCCCCGCCGCGCCCACGCTCGAGTCACGTACGCCCGCCACGGCGCCCCTCGGCACGGGCATCCCCCTGAGTCCGGACAACCCCGAGACAACAGGAACTCCCACGACGCCGGACGCGGGACTGGATGGAGGCGTGGCCCTGGAGGACAGCGGCACGGAGCCCGGTCCGCTCTCCGTCCCCCTGCCCTTCGAGCTGGCGGATGGCGGCATGTCCGACGCGGGGCCCTCCTATGCGAAGTCGCTCGGCGACAAGAGCGGCGGCGTGCGCTTCTATTTCTACGGCAACGAGGAGAGCGTGGCCCGCTACGCCGCGCCTCAACTCGAGGACGCCTACCGCTACCTCGTCAGCCGCTTCCAGTTCGTCCCCACCCAGACCTTCCCCTACATCCTCTACAGCTCCTACCAGGAGTTCCTGCAGACCAACGTCACCGCCGTGACCGAGGGCACCCTCGGCGTCACCAGCACCCAGGGCAACCTGGAGCTGACCCTGCCCTACCTCGGAGACCATCGGCAGTTCGGGGAGATCAGCTCCCACGAGATGGCCCACCAGTTCACCATCCAGAAGGTCCGCTTCCTCGCGGATCAAGCCAAGGTGGGGGGAGATCCACTCAACGGCATCCCGCTGTGGTTCATCGAGGGACTCGCCGAGTTCTACGCCAAGGGCGGGCTGGATCCCGAGGGCGAGATGATGGTGAGGGATCTGCTCGTCAATCCGGACCTGGGGCGCGGCTATGCCTTCCTCGACTTCTGGTCCCCCGGGCCCTACGGCTACCTGTGGATCTACAAGGTGGGTCAGGCGCGCTGCCAGTTCCTCGAGGACACCTACGGCGCGGGCTTCATCCAGAAGGTGCTCGACAACTCCCCCAAGCTCGTCTCCGGCACGCCCCGGGTGCAGAACCTGGAGTTCGATGGGCTCCTGGAGCTGCTCACCGGAGACGCCCCCCCGAAGATCGCCGCCAGGTTCGAGGACTGGCTCAAGCAGCGCTCCTACCGCACCTATCTCAAGTCCGAGCAGGCCACGCCCACGCTGGAGCTGCTGCGCGAGCGCAGGGGCATCATCACCGCCCTCAACAGCCGCCCCGATGGGCGCGTGCTGCTCTACCGCAGCATCGTGCCGGAGACGGGTGAGAGTCAGCTCATCCTCGTGGATCCGCGCGCGCCCGACGACACCCAGAAGGTGCAGGGCGACGGCGTGCCGGGCTACGAGTCCCTGCACCCCATCTTCGGCCGCAACTTCGCCCTCACCGAGGACCGGCTGGCGTTCGTGGCCGAGTCGCTCGCGCGCGACATCATCTACGTCCAGCGCTACACCCACTCCGCCGAGCCCGTCAGCCTGGGCAACACGCTGCCCCCGGCGGGCCGCAACCGCTACATCAACAACCCCGGCGGCCTGAACAAGGAAGCGCCCTTCCGGGTGGACTTCGACCTGGGAGAGCGCGTGGCGTACCGGCTCGCCCAGCACGGGCTCATCGCGGCCTACTCGCCGGCCTTCTCGCCGGACGGCAAGCGCCTGGCCTTCATCGGGTTGAACGAGGGCGGCACGCGCGACGTGTACGTGCTCCCCCTGGACGCGGGCCCCGACCCCCAACCCCAGCAGCTCACCCACGACGTCTACGCCGAGCGCGGCCTCACCTGGGGCGCGGCGGGCATCGTGTTCACCTCGGATGCCACCTCGCACGGCTACTACAACCTCTTCCGGGTGAAGCCCGAGTCCCCCGAGCAGGTGGAGCGCCTCACCTCCGAGCCCCGGGATCATCAGGATCCCACCGTGCTGCCCGACGGGCGGCTGTTCTTCGTGGCCTTCGAGCAGAGCCGCGCGGATCTCTACGAGTACACCGGCGGGGGCACCATCGTGCGGCGCACGGACGTGGTCACCGGCCTCTTCGAGCCGAGCCCCGCCCCGGACGGCAACCTGTGGACGCTCTTCCACCTGTCCGGAGAGCGCAAGCCGGCCCTGCTGCGCTCCCAACAGCTCAAGAGCTACGAGGTGGCCCAGGGCACCCGGGAGGTGGCGCCGCCCAGTCCCCTCCCCCAGCGCTCGCTCACCGGCGCCGAGCCCTACAACCCCTTCACCCCGAAGAACATCGACCTGGGGCCCATCCTCGGCTTCGCGGGCGCGGGCGGCGGCGGCTTCTACGGCCAGGTGTTCGCCTCGGCGACGGACCGGCTGCGCAACCACGCCCTGCTCCTCCAGTTCGCCGTGTACGGCTCCTTCTCGCTCGCCGACGGCTTCCTGCTCTACGTGAACCAGTCGCGCCGCACCACCTGGGGCGGCGGCCTCTTCCAGTCCCTGCGCTTTCGCATCGACCGGACCCTGGTGGAGGCCGCGCAGGGCCAGCTGCCCAGCGGCTCGCTCATCTCCGGCGAGCGCTTCTTCGGCGTCACGGGCCTCGCCCGCTACCCGCTGAGCACCTACACCTTCCTGGAGGCCAACCTCAACGTCGGCGGCTCCACGTACTTCCTGGACCCGTCCACGTCCTTCATCCTCAACCTCCCGGAGGTCAATGGCATCGGCGACCTCTACACCCCCTGGAAGCAGAGCCAGCCCGGCCTGCGCTTCCAGACCGAGGTGTCCGGCTCCGCCGGCTACAACACCCTGCGCTACCACTACACGGGCGTGCCCACCTCGGGCAGCTCGGTGCTCGGGGAAATCACCACCGGCGTGCAGCCCCTCCACGGAGAGGTCTTCGGCAACCTGCGCCTGGACGCCGAGCGCTACTTCCCCATCCCCCTGGGCGCCACCCACATCATGTTGCGCGGCGGCGCGGGCGCCACCTTTGGCGGCCGCTTCGCCCGCTCCTTCTACCTGTCCAGCTTCGACACCCTGCGCGGCGTGCCCTTCGGCGACACCCAGTGGCTGCTCGGCCAGCACTACCTCTATTCCACGCTCGAATTGCGCGTGCCGCTCGACGCCCTCATCCGCATCGCCTTCCTCAACTCGATCATGGGCGTCGCGGGCTTCGACGCGGGCGGCGTGGGCTCGTCCGCGCGCGGCATCTGGGACCGGCGCGTGGTGGACGCCGCCGTGGGCTTCAACGTGGGGCTCGGCCCCATCCTCCTGCGCCTGCACTTCGCCTACCCCTTCGATGTGAAGGCACCCGCGGGCAGGCCCGCCGACAAGTGGGTGACGCAGTTCTCCATCGGCCTGGCGGGACTGGAGGGCTACATGTTCAAGCAGCGCGGAGGCTCCTCCCCGAAGCGGCGCGACACCCCCGGAGCCCCCGTCTCCCTGGGCGGAATGAGCGTCAGCCCGAGGTGA
- a CDS encoding DUF2243 domain-containing protein, which produces MGKVTRHQGALLSAGVLLGTGLGGFVDGILLHQLLQWHSMLSSRLPPTDLVSMKINMFWDGLFHAFTWVMTVLGVALLWRAGQRPEVPWSTRTFVGALAIGWGAFNVVEGLIDHQFLGVHHVHPGEGQLAWDVAFLVFGALLVGAGRALVRAGREDSVPRGAAPPGRS; this is translated from the coding sequence ATGGGGAAGGTGACTCGGCATCAAGGCGCGCTCCTGTCGGCGGGCGTATTGCTCGGCACGGGACTGGGAGGCTTCGTCGACGGCATCCTGCTGCACCAGTTGCTCCAGTGGCACAGCATGCTGTCGTCCCGGCTGCCGCCCACGGACCTGGTGTCGATGAAGATCAACATGTTCTGGGATGGCCTCTTCCACGCCTTCACGTGGGTGATGACGGTGCTGGGCGTGGCGCTCCTGTGGCGCGCGGGCCAGCGCCCGGAGGTGCCCTGGTCGACGCGGACCTTCGTGGGCGCGCTGGCCATCGGCTGGGGCGCCTTCAACGTCGTGGAGGGACTCATCGATCATCAGTTCCTCGGCGTGCACCACGTCCACCCCGGGGAGGGGCAGCTCGCCTGGGATGTGGCCTTCCTCGTCTTCGGGGCGTTGCTGGTGGGCGCGGGACGGGCACTGGTGAGGGCGGGCCGCGAGGACTCCGTGCCGCGCGGCGCCGCCCCTCCTGGCCGGTCCTGA
- a CDS encoding CotH kinase family protein, which yields MKSARLFCIASVVLSLACNSQGGVNPPAADPPGSTPRDPIVQPTPSEPSSPEPQGPVTPTTPPPEEPELPPPPIPDEARPFVLPPLQKSVRQYELLMPEDVLQKFYVDKDTPEQPATFRCDGVDYPVLVRLRGASARDFPKKSWNVSFEDEVRFEDRTSLNLVAGYSDATMLAEKISFDLLAAMRVPAANVNFVRLSINGRNEGVFLDIEQINKAFLRAHDFADKDASIYRAGWKDTELKLRSWKVPYQGDWKKKTNEKKENDDALDAVLAVINRTPEPQLVNALTKSMDIEGYVRSMVMDALMANNYIEDSESYFIFDHVKGQWFYAAWDLNNVDARWWHQMQLGPDLVPIYRQPLYSFTLGSTEITKRYKERKGIHPGYLPVFSNLGTRVVLNPALRARLEARLDKALQELFTLNVMGPYIDQMHALIAPYMAQDPYMDPAKFQAGRAFMRDFVRLRRDFILKERERLRAQEKDVVIEALDAKAGWVELRNRSTQPRELNGLTVTTNLRRAIPELLLPEPTATPPEQVATGAPVGKALPARMLAPGERVRLTAASLGLTFMPEGEIGLFDGQSVSGMKDALFYGRLADGQHYERSENGTWRIR from the coding sequence ATGAAATCCGCGCGCCTGTTCTGCATCGCGTCCGTCGTCCTGTCGCTCGCCTGCAACTCCCAGGGCGGAGTCAACCCGCCCGCGGCGGACCCTCCGGGTTCCACGCCACGGGATCCCATCGTCCAACCCACACCCTCCGAGCCCTCGTCACCCGAGCCCCAGGGGCCCGTGACGCCCACGACGCCTCCTCCCGAGGAACCCGAGCTCCCCCCACCCCCCATCCCCGACGAGGCACGCCCCTTCGTGCTCCCGCCCCTCCAGAAGAGCGTGCGGCAGTACGAACTCCTCATGCCCGAGGACGTGCTCCAGAAGTTCTACGTCGACAAGGACACCCCCGAGCAGCCCGCCACCTTCCGCTGTGACGGCGTGGACTACCCCGTCCTGGTGCGCCTGCGCGGCGCCTCCGCGCGCGACTTCCCCAAGAAGAGCTGGAACGTGAGCTTCGAGGACGAGGTGCGCTTCGAGGATCGCACCTCGCTCAACCTGGTGGCCGGCTACTCGGACGCGACGATGCTCGCGGAGAAGATCTCCTTCGATCTGCTCGCCGCCATGCGCGTGCCCGCGGCGAACGTGAACTTCGTGCGGCTGAGCATCAACGGCCGCAACGAGGGCGTCTTCCTGGACATCGAGCAGATCAACAAGGCCTTCCTGCGCGCCCATGACTTCGCGGACAAGGACGCCTCCATCTACCGCGCCGGCTGGAAGGACACCGAGCTCAAGCTCCGCTCCTGGAAGGTGCCCTACCAGGGCGACTGGAAGAAGAAGACGAACGAGAAGAAGGAGAACGATGACGCGCTCGACGCCGTGCTCGCCGTCATCAACCGCACGCCCGAGCCGCAGCTGGTCAACGCGCTCACGAAGAGCATGGACATCGAGGGCTACGTGCGCTCCATGGTCATGGATGCCCTCATGGCCAACAACTACATCGAGGACTCGGAGAGCTACTTCATCTTCGACCACGTGAAGGGCCAGTGGTTCTACGCCGCGTGGGACCTCAACAACGTGGACGCGCGCTGGTGGCACCAGATGCAGCTCGGGCCGGACCTGGTGCCCATCTACCGTCAACCGCTCTACTCCTTCACCCTGGGCAGCACGGAGATCACCAAGCGCTACAAGGAGCGCAAGGGCATCCACCCCGGCTACCTGCCCGTCTTCTCCAACCTGGGCACCCGCGTGGTGCTCAACCCGGCGCTGCGCGCCCGCCTGGAGGCCCGCCTGGACAAGGCCCTCCAGGAACTCTTCACGCTGAACGTGATGGGCCCCTACATCGACCAGATGCACGCGCTCATCGCGCCCTACATGGCCCAGGATCCTTATATGGACCCCGCCAAGTTCCAGGCGGGCCGCGCCTTCATGCGGGACTTCGTGCGCCTGCGCCGGGACTTCATCCTCAAGGAGCGCGAGCGCCTGCGCGCCCAGGAAAAGGACGTGGTGATTGAAGCGCTGGACGCGAAGGCGGGCTGGGTCGAGCTGCGCAACCGGAGCACCCAGCCTCGGGAGCTGAACGGACTGACGGTGACCACGAATCTGCGGCGCGCCATTCCCGAACTACTGCTGCCCGAGCCCACGGCGACTCCGCCCGAGCAGGTGGCCACGGGCGCTCCCGTGGGCAAGGCGCTCCCGGCCCGGATGCTGGCGCCCGGCGAGCGCGTCCGCCTCACCGCCGCCAGCCTCGGCCTCACCTTCATGCCCGAGGGAGAGATTGGCCTCTTCGACGGCCAGTCCGTGTCGGGAATGAAGGACGCCCTCTTCTACGGAAGGCTCGCGGACGGCCAGCACTACGAGCGCTCCGAAAACGGCACCTGGCGGATCCGCTGA
- the pbpC gene encoding penicillin-binding protein 1C, with product MAPRFTRKRVLGGALLLLALTLGALAAAWGLPLPERLSAAHSVVVEYRDGTAAHVFLAPDQRWRVPTRLEEVDPAYLQALLTLEDKRFWWHPGVDPLAVGRAAVTNVLRGRRVSGASTLTLQLVRVLEPRPRTFTSKLIESFRAAQLELRLSKREILAAYLQFVPYGRNMEGVEAAALAYFGHRATHLSAAEMATLLAVPQNPNRRYPSPENTARLKEARDGVAQRLLDEGALPLGPEGARVVPETLLAEVRATPVPPRLVPFAREAPHAAVWLRAQRPGQGRLRTTLDAGAQRMVERMMRDAAPGLRTQGIHNGSAVVVDRERAEVVALVGSFDFFDTEHGGQLPGFATTRSPGSALKPLIYALAIEQGLAGPDQRVADIPAAYGTYAPRNFDGRFQGLVRLEDALSQSLNMPFVKLLQRIGVERFLGTLRLAGVTSLVPDPGHYGLSAAVGGIELTPLEVAGVYLALAENGHARPLKLLEEGQPRAQAQVLFSPGAAWLTRRALSLKDRPDFPERRRLTGLPSQVHWKTGTSFGHRDAWAAGSGPRHTAVVWTGNFDNTPSVHLVGAEASGPLLFDILEGLAPRERGMDADAVPPSDLTRVEVCAWSGHLPTEACSQRRFTYAERSHVPTEPCPYHQQVEVDAVTGLAVSPACRAGRRTESRVFLTWPASIRRWLTDQHRLLPQPPDFAPGCEPGGARRAPEIVSPGAGQVTLLLPGVAAEQQEVPLEAEVEGDRELSWFVDGTFLASARADERVWWAPSEGDHEILVSDDRGLSARRILKVRERR from the coding sequence ATGGCGCCGCGCTTCACACGCAAGAGGGTGCTGGGAGGCGCCCTCCTGCTGCTGGCCCTCACGCTCGGCGCGCTCGCCGCGGCGTGGGGGCTGCCCCTTCCCGAACGTCTCTCCGCGGCCCACTCGGTGGTGGTGGAGTACCGGGATGGCACGGCGGCGCACGTCTTCCTGGCGCCGGACCAGCGCTGGCGGGTGCCCACGCGGTTGGAGGAAGTGGACCCGGCCTACCTCCAGGCCCTGCTGACCCTGGAGGACAAGCGCTTCTGGTGGCACCCCGGAGTGGATCCGCTGGCGGTGGGGCGCGCCGCGGTGACGAACGTGCTCCGGGGACGGCGGGTGTCCGGGGCCTCCACGCTCACGCTGCAACTGGTGCGCGTGTTGGAGCCCCGGCCGCGCACCTTCACGTCCAAGCTCATCGAGTCCTTCCGGGCGGCGCAGTTGGAGCTGCGGTTGAGCAAGCGGGAGATCCTGGCGGCCTACCTGCAGTTCGTGCCCTATGGGCGCAACATGGAGGGCGTGGAGGCGGCGGCGCTGGCGTACTTCGGCCACCGGGCCACGCACTTGAGCGCGGCGGAGATGGCGACGCTGCTCGCGGTGCCGCAGAACCCCAACCGGCGCTATCCCTCGCCGGAGAACACCGCGCGTCTGAAGGAGGCGCGAGATGGAGTGGCCCAGCGGCTCCTGGACGAGGGCGCGCTGCCCCTGGGGCCGGAGGGGGCCCGGGTGGTGCCCGAGACCCTGCTCGCGGAGGTGCGTGCCACGCCGGTGCCGCCGCGGCTCGTGCCCTTCGCGCGCGAGGCCCCGCATGCGGCGGTGTGGCTGCGGGCGCAGCGTCCGGGCCAGGGCCGGTTGCGCACGACGCTGGACGCGGGCGCGCAGCGGATGGTGGAGCGGATGATGCGCGATGCCGCGCCCGGGCTGCGCACCCAGGGCATCCACAATGGCTCGGCGGTGGTGGTGGATCGGGAGCGCGCGGAGGTGGTCGCGCTCGTGGGCAGTTTCGACTTCTTCGACACGGAGCATGGCGGGCAGCTCCCGGGCTTCGCGACGACGCGCTCGCCGGGCTCGGCGCTCAAGCCCCTCATCTACGCGCTGGCCATCGAGCAGGGCCTGGCCGGGCCGGATCAGCGCGTGGCGGACATCCCCGCCGCGTATGGCACCTACGCGCCGCGCAACTTCGACGGGCGCTTCCAGGGCCTCGTGCGCCTGGAGGACGCGCTCTCGCAGTCGCTCAACATGCCCTTCGTGAAGCTGTTGCAGCGCATCGGCGTGGAGCGCTTCCTGGGCACGCTGCGGCTCGCGGGCGTGACGAGCCTCGTGCCAGACCCGGGCCACTACGGCCTCTCCGCGGCGGTGGGTGGCATCGAGCTCACCCCCCTGGAGGTGGCGGGCGTCTATCTGGCCCTCGCGGAGAACGGCCACGCGCGTCCGCTCAAGCTCCTGGAGGAGGGACAGCCCCGGGCTCAGGCCCAGGTGCTCTTCTCGCCCGGAGCGGCGTGGCTCACCCGGCGCGCGTTGTCCTTGAAGGATCGGCCGGACTTCCCGGAGCGGCGCCGGCTGACGGGTCTTCCGTCCCAGGTGCATTGGAAGACGGGCACGAGCTTCGGCCACCGGGACGCCTGGGCGGCCGGCTCGGGGCCCCGGCACACCGCGGTGGTGTGGACGGGCAATTTCGACAACACCCCCAGCGTGCACCTGGTGGGCGCGGAGGCCTCGGGGCCGCTCCTCTTCGACATCCTCGAGGGTCTGGCGCCCCGGGAGCGGGGCATGGACGCGGATGCGGTGCCTCCCTCGGATCTCACCCGCGTGGAGGTCTGCGCGTGGTCGGGCCACCTGCCCACGGAGGCCTGTTCCCAGCGGCGCTTCACGTATGCCGAGCGCAGCCACGTGCCCACCGAGCCCTGTCCCTACCACCAGCAGGTGGAGGTGGACGCGGTGACGGGTCTGGCGGTGAGTCCCGCGTGCCGGGCCGGGCGGCGCACGGAGTCGCGTGTGTTCCTCACCTGGCCCGCGAGCATCCGGCGCTGGCTCACGGATCAACACCGCCTGCTGCCCCAGCCTCCCGACTTCGCTCCGGGGTGTGAGCCTGGCGGGGCGCGGCGGGCTCCGGAGATCGTCTCGCCCGGTGCCGGGCAGGTGACGTTGCTCTTGCCGGGGGTCGCCGCCGAGCAGCAGGAGGTGCCCCTGGAGGCCGAGGTGGAGGGCGATCGGGAGCTGTCGTGGTTCGTGGATGGGACCTTCCTGGCGTCGGCGCGGGCGGATGAGCGGGTGTGGTGGGCGCCGTCCGAGGGCGACCATGAGATCCTCGTGTCGGACGATCGAGGACTCAGCGCGCGCCGGATCCTGAAGGTGCGCGAGCGGCGGTAG